The Chiloscyllium plagiosum isolate BGI_BamShark_2017 chromosome 8, ASM401019v2, whole genome shotgun sequence genome includes a window with the following:
- the LOC122552312 gene encoding intercellular adhesion molecule 5-like yields the protein MDQPRILDKRPKEVKQEVTLTCEVSSVYPTEKMRVRWFQDGVELNSDTTRPNSNIVRITAAWTPQESGLLEVVCMADFEKYPSIPSKNNSAFIEVYAFSSPEIQVPTSQEGNLVNITCLVLKVSGDLELRLKKGNDTLVNGSSSTGLTISHTVEAQVKLDGQQYICEAELKLQDQSMTSPVIKQQIETLHVLCYHSLPKV from the exons ATGGATCAGCCTAGAATCCTGGACAAAAGACCCAAAGAAGTGAAGCAAGAGGTCACATTAACATGTGAGGTCTCAAGTGTCTATCCTACTGAGAAGATGAGAGTAAGATGGTTTCAGGATGGTGTGGAACTGAACTCAGATACCACAAGGCCAAATTCCAACATTGTCCGAATAACAGCAGCATGGACACCACAGGAATCTGGTCTGTTGGAAGTCGTCTGTATGGCCGATTTTGAGAAATATCCATCAATTCCCTCAAAGAATAATAGTGCTTTCATTGAGGTGTATG CTTTCTCTTCCCCTGAAATCCAAGTACCAACCAGCCAGGAAGGAAATCTGGTTAATATTACATGCCTTGTGTTAAAAGTCTCAGGGGATCTTGAACTCAGACTGAAGAAAGGAAATGACACATTAGTGAATGGATCAAGCAGTACTGGGCTCACTATCTCTCATACAGTAGAAGCTCAAGTTAAGCTGGATGGACAGCAGTATATCTGTGAAGCTGAACTGAAACTTCAAGATCAGTCAATGACAAGCCCTGTTATAAAACAACAGATTGAAACCCTCCATGTCCTGT GCTATCACTCCCTTCCTAAAGTGTAA